In a genomic window of Variovorax paradoxus:
- a CDS encoding penicillin acylase family protein, translated as MRRAEALRPIRKAAAALALGLGVAVLVQARPAALPADGRTAVDIRRTTDGIPHIRATDWHGLGFGQGHAQAQDALCTLADAFVTYSGQRSFYFGPDAKPSTRSTFGLPTNLDLDFFFRAFADADALERFRRAQPPEIRELVAGYARGYNSQLRQLRAAGARQTDTERPACMDAAWVQPIGPEDIERRMIAAGLAGGYTQFVAEIAKAQPTAPAPPSPTDRLSLPERLRIPVGDAPGIGSNALAFGGAATGAQGGVLLGNPHWYWGGPDRFYQVHLTLPGALDVAGVSFLGIPIVMIGFNHDVAWSHTVSAARRFGLFALRLDPAAPTRYMLDGISEPMQPLPLAVAVRRPDGSFATVRRTLWRTRFGPVIDLGARHPALGWSAVGALAIRDVNADNPRIFRNFLRWNRARSLDEFMAIQREEAAMSWVNTIAIGRGDQRAWYADIGAVPDVPDALRAACATPLAKAFAALDATVPVLDGSRSACDWRTDPTAVQPGAMPAARMPGLLREDYVANMNDSHWLANPAQPLEGFAAGLGDEARPLSLRGREGHRIAAQLAGAGAGSARDLADRLAVEALEPRAYSADRFKAPLLDALCGKAVSMAGIGPACAVLRRWSNRADAQDRGALLWDFFWDRLRKIPPAELYATPFSPQAPLSTPDGIRASDPRVALALAGAVEDMASKGWSLDAPLGMYRFARSEGRTVPLYGGCDAEGYFTNACARDGDYTLRETSHGNTYLQIVHFDARGVQARTLLAHGERETAVTNGAGAAPVLRYARKDWLRFPFREEEIARDPLLVRETLRP; from the coding sequence ATGCGCCGGGCTGAAGCGCTTCGGCCGATCCGGAAAGCGGCAGCGGCGCTGGCGCTGGGCCTCGGCGTCGCCGTGCTCGTCCAGGCCCGGCCCGCCGCGCTGCCGGCCGATGGCCGCACGGCCGTCGACATCCGCCGCACCACCGACGGCATTCCGCACATCCGGGCGACCGATTGGCACGGCCTGGGCTTCGGCCAGGGCCATGCGCAGGCGCAGGATGCGCTGTGCACGCTCGCCGACGCCTTCGTCACCTACAGCGGCCAGCGCTCCTTCTACTTCGGGCCCGACGCGAAGCCGTCGACCCGTTCCACCTTCGGCCTGCCGACCAATCTCGATCTCGATTTCTTCTTCAGGGCCTTCGCCGATGCCGACGCCCTCGAGCGCTTCCGGCGGGCCCAGCCGCCCGAGATCCGCGAACTGGTCGCGGGCTATGCGCGGGGCTACAACAGTCAGCTGCGCCAACTGCGCGCGGCCGGCGCGCGCCAAACCGACACCGAGCGGCCGGCCTGCATGGACGCGGCCTGGGTGCAACCCATCGGCCCCGAGGACATCGAGCGCCGCATGATCGCGGCCGGCCTCGCGGGCGGCTACACGCAGTTCGTCGCCGAGATCGCGAAGGCACAGCCGACCGCGCCCGCGCCGCCATCGCCCACGGACCGGCTCTCGCTCCCGGAGCGGCTTCGCATCCCCGTGGGCGACGCGCCCGGCATCGGCAGCAATGCGCTCGCTTTCGGCGGCGCGGCCACCGGTGCCCAGGGCGGCGTGCTGCTCGGCAATCCCCACTGGTACTGGGGTGGCCCCGATCGCTTCTACCAGGTTCATCTCACGCTGCCGGGTGCGCTCGACGTCGCGGGCGTGAGCTTCCTCGGCATCCCGATCGTGATGATCGGCTTCAACCACGACGTCGCGTGGAGCCACACCGTGTCGGCCGCGCGGCGCTTCGGCCTGTTCGCGCTGCGGCTGGACCCGGCGGCCCCCACGCGCTACATGCTCGACGGCATCTCCGAGCCGATGCAGCCGCTGCCGCTCGCGGTCGCCGTGCGCCGCCCCGACGGGAGTTTCGCAACGGTGCGCCGCACGCTCTGGCGCACGCGCTTCGGGCCCGTGATCGATCTCGGCGCGCGCCATCCGGCGCTGGGCTGGAGCGCGGTCGGCGCGCTCGCGATCCGCGACGTCAATGCCGACAACCCGCGCATCTTCCGCAACTTCCTGCGCTGGAACCGCGCGCGCTCGCTCGACGAGTTCATGGCGATCCAGCGCGAGGAGGCCGCGATGTCGTGGGTCAACACGATCGCCATCGGCCGCGGCGACCAGCGCGCCTGGTATGCCGACATCGGCGCGGTGCCCGACGTCCCCGATGCACTGCGCGCCGCCTGCGCGACACCGCTGGCAAAGGCCTTCGCCGCCCTCGATGCGACCGTGCCCGTGCTCGACGGCAGCCGCTCGGCCTGCGATTGGCGCACCGATCCAACCGCCGTGCAGCCTGGCGCCATGCCCGCCGCGCGAATGCCCGGCCTGCTGCGCGAGGACTATGTCGCCAACATGAACGACAGCCACTGGCTGGCCAATCCGGCGCAACCGCTCGAAGGCTTCGCGGCCGGCCTCGGCGACGAAGCACGACCGCTCTCGCTGCGCGGGCGCGAGGGCCACCGCATCGCGGCCCAGCTCGCCGGTGCCGGCGCGGGCTCGGCGCGCGATCTCGCGGATCGACTGGCGGTCGAGGCGCTGGAACCGCGCGCCTACAGCGCCGACCGCTTCAAGGCGCCACTGCTCGATGCGCTGTGCGGCAAGGCCGTGTCCATGGCCGGCATCGGACCGGCCTGCGCGGTATTGCGGCGCTGGTCGAACCGCGCGGACGCGCAGGACCGCGGCGCGCTGCTGTGGGATTTCTTCTGGGACCGGCTGCGGAAGATTCCGCCCGCCGAGCTCTACGCCACGCCGTTCTCGCCGCAGGCGCCGCTGTCGACGCCCGACGGCATCCGTGCATCGGATCCGCGCGTGGCGCTCGCGCTGGCCGGTGCGGTCGAAGACATGGCTTCGAAAGGCTGGTCGCTCGACGCTCCGTTGGGCATGTACCGCTTCGCGCGCAGCGAAGGGCGCACGGTGCCGCTCTACGGCGGCTGCGACGCCGAGGGCTACTTCACCAACGCCTGCGCGCGCGACGGCGACTACACCCTGCGCGAGACTTCGCACGGCAACACCTACCTGCAGATCGTCCACTTCGACGCACGCGGCGTGCAGGCCCGCACGCTGCTCGCGCACGGCGAGCGCGAGACCGCGGTGACGAACGGCGCGGGCGCCGCGCCGGTGCTGCGCTATGCGCGCAAGGACTGGCTGCGCTTTCCGTTCCGCGAGGAGGAGATCGCGCGCGATCCGTTGCTGGTGCGCGAGACGCTGCGGCCCTGA
- a CDS encoding efflux RND transporter periplasmic adaptor subunit, producing the protein MRRIVSILLVLVLTLAAAGYLWARRPASAVESSVVRRGTIESSVTAFGTLQPRRYVDVGAQVSGQILRLLVQPGDVVDKGQLLVEIDPSVQRATVDAGRASLAGLRAQLADQRAQHRLAGQQHARQRRMAADGATREEDVQSAEAAFASAAARIEHLEAQIAQTQATLKADEARLGYTRIFAPMAGTVVSVTAREGQTLNATYQTPDVLRIADLSAMTVWSEVSEADVSRVKAGMPVYFTTLGNDRRRWQGRVRQVLPAPPAPTARTGGSDSTAAAPATPNKVVVYTALFDIDNADGELMPQMTAQVTFVEASAADAVMVPTAAMTAVAGTADRYTVRVLQGDGGIETRQLRIGVRNRVAAQVLEGIEAGERIVADAAFGKTAKP; encoded by the coding sequence ATGCGCAGAATCGTTTCCATCCTTCTCGTTCTCGTCCTCACCCTGGCGGCGGCCGGCTATCTCTGGGCACGGCGTCCCGCGAGTGCGGTGGAGTCGTCGGTCGTGCGGCGCGGCACGATCGAATCGAGCGTCACCGCCTTCGGCACGCTGCAGCCGCGGCGCTACGTGGACGTCGGCGCACAGGTGTCGGGCCAGATCCTGCGGCTGCTGGTTCAGCCCGGCGACGTGGTCGACAAGGGGCAGCTGCTGGTGGAGATCGATCCCAGCGTGCAGCGTGCCACCGTCGATGCGGGCCGGGCTTCGCTGGCCGGCTTGCGCGCCCAGCTGGCCGACCAGCGCGCGCAGCATCGGCTGGCGGGCCAGCAGCATGCGCGCCAGCGCCGGATGGCCGCCGATGGCGCCACGCGCGAGGAGGACGTGCAGAGCGCCGAGGCCGCGTTCGCCTCGGCGGCCGCGCGCATCGAGCATCTCGAGGCCCAGATCGCGCAGACCCAGGCCACGCTCAAGGCCGACGAGGCGCGGCTCGGCTACACGCGCATCTTCGCGCCCATGGCGGGCACCGTGGTGTCGGTGACCGCGCGCGAGGGCCAGACCCTCAACGCCACCTACCAGACGCCCGACGTGCTGCGCATCGCCGACCTGTCGGCGATGACCGTGTGGTCCGAGGTGTCGGAAGCCGACGTGAGCCGCGTCAAGGCCGGCATGCCGGTCTACTTCACGACCCTGGGCAACGACCGGCGCCGCTGGCAGGGCAGGGTGCGCCAGGTGCTGCCGGCCCCGCCGGCGCCGACGGCCAGGACCGGTGGCAGCGACAGCACCGCCGCGGCCCCCGCGACGCCGAACAAGGTCGTGGTCTACACGGCGCTGTTCGACATCGACAACGCCGACGGCGAGCTCATGCCGCAGATGACCGCGCAGGTCACGTTCGTCGAGGCCTCGGCCGCCGATGCCGTGATGGTGCCGACCGCGGCGATGACGGCGGTGGCGGGCACCGCGGACCGCTACACGGTGCGGGTGCTGCAAGGCGATGGCGGCATCGAGACGCGGCAGCTCCGCATCGGCGTGCGCAACCGCGTTGCCGCGCAGGTGCTCGAAGGCATCGAAGCGGGCGAGCGCATCGTGGCCGATGCGGCCTTCGGCAAGACCGCGAAGCCATGA
- a CDS encoding cyclic peptide export ABC transporter — MHTPPASAKASDLLALLKPFAPWIALSAATGIGAAMATVALLATINQVLSRPGGMAGGLLLTFIVLCAGALVGRAISDISNNIVGQRLVAQVRKDLAMRILAAPIDALERYRMHRLMPVLTQDVDMISDVAFMLAATMISTAVALGCLSYLAWLSLPLFGLLVVAMLVGVAVQTWAHARGIAGFFESREQEELLHKAYRGISEGAKELRMHRARRSRVYEGQIARTVDAIRDINRRAINIFVLATSFGSALFFLLIAMILGWAAWRTTEPAVLSGFVLVLLFIKGPIDQIVGALPRVGRAKVAFGRIADLSARFATPEPHLHLDSPPTSPPLREAIEMRGVRYAFDTPEGSEAFVLGPVDLRIERGEIVFIVGDNGSGKTTLIKLLLGLYAPQQGEVVLDGEAVTPQTRDDYRQLFTTVFSDFYLFEDLVAGGEGGRQTLPETALPYLQRLEIAHKVSVKDGAFSTTDLSTGQRKRLALVHAYLEGRPVLVFDEWAADQDPTFRHLFYTELLPELRAKGHLLVVISHDDRYFHIADRVITMKAGRIAEERVRAPQQAAA, encoded by the coding sequence ATGCACACTCCACCCGCCAGTGCCAAGGCTTCCGACCTGCTCGCGCTGCTGAAACCCTTTGCCCCCTGGATCGCGCTGTCCGCCGCCACCGGCATCGGAGCGGCGATGGCGACCGTGGCGCTGCTGGCGACCATCAACCAGGTCCTGAGCCGGCCCGGAGGCATGGCCGGCGGGTTGCTGCTGACCTTCATCGTGCTGTGTGCCGGCGCGCTGGTCGGCCGCGCGATCTCCGACATCTCGAACAACATCGTGGGCCAGCGCCTGGTCGCGCAGGTGCGCAAGGACCTCGCGATGAGGATCCTCGCGGCGCCGATCGATGCGCTCGAGCGCTACCGCATGCACCGGCTGATGCCCGTGCTCACGCAGGACGTGGACATGATCAGCGACGTGGCCTTCATGCTGGCCGCGACCATGATCTCGACCGCCGTCGCGCTCGGCTGCCTGAGCTACCTGGCCTGGCTGTCCTTGCCGCTGTTCGGCCTGCTGGTGGTGGCGATGCTGGTCGGCGTGGCCGTCCAGACCTGGGCCCATGCGCGCGGCATCGCGGGCTTCTTCGAGTCGCGCGAGCAGGAGGAGCTGCTGCACAAGGCCTACCGCGGCATCAGCGAGGGCGCCAAGGAACTGCGCATGCACCGCGCGCGCCGCTCCCGCGTGTACGAAGGGCAGATCGCGCGCACCGTCGACGCCATCCGCGACATCAACCGCCGCGCGATCAACATCTTCGTGCTCGCCACCTCCTTCGGTTCCGCGCTGTTCTTCCTGCTGATCGCGATGATCCTCGGGTGGGCCGCGTGGCGCACCACCGAGCCCGCCGTGCTCAGCGGCTTCGTGCTGGTGCTGCTGTTCATCAAGGGGCCGATCGACCAGATCGTCGGCGCGCTGCCGCGCGTGGGGCGCGCCAAGGTGGCCTTCGGCCGCATCGCGGACCTGTCGGCCCGCTTCGCCACGCCGGAACCGCACCTGCATCTGGACTCTCCGCCGACGTCGCCGCCGCTGCGCGAGGCCATCGAGATGCGCGGCGTGCGCTATGCGTTCGACACGCCCGAGGGCAGCGAGGCGTTCGTGCTCGGTCCGGTGGACCTGCGCATCGAGCGCGGCGAGATCGTCTTCATCGTCGGCGACAACGGCTCGGGCAAGACCACCCTCATCAAGCTGCTGCTCGGCCTCTATGCGCCGCAGCAGGGCGAGGTGGTGCTCGACGGCGAGGCCGTCACGCCCCAGACCCGCGACGACTACCGGCAGCTGTTCACCACCGTGTTCTCCGACTTCTACCTGTTCGAGGACCTGGTGGCCGGCGGGGAGGGCGGCCGGCAGACGCTGCCCGAGACCGCGCTGCCCTACCTGCAGCGCCTGGAGATCGCGCACAAGGTCTCGGTCAAGGACGGCGCCTTCAGCACCACCGACCTGTCGACCGGCCAGCGCAAGCGGCTCGCGCTGGTGCATGCCTACCTCGAGGGCCGTCCGGTGCTGGTGTTCGACGAATGGGCCGCCGACCAAGACCCGACCTTCCGCCATCTGTTCTACACCGAGCTGCTGCCCGAGCTGCGCGCCAAGGGCCACCTGCTGGTGGTCATCTCGCACGACGACCGCTATTTCCACATCGCCGACCGCGTGATCACCATGAAGGCCGGCCGCATCGCCGAGGAGCGCGTGCGCGCGCCGCAGCAGGCGGCCGCGTAG
- a CDS encoding cytochrome P450/oxidoreductase: MSTVSEAAAARTGGCPVAHGDLSAERSPTGCPVSRRAADFDPFEDGYQQDPPEYVRWAREQEPVFYSPKLGYWVVTRFEDIKAIFRDNLTFSPSIALEKITPTGPEANAVLASYGFALNRTLVNEDEPAHMPRRRVLMDPFTPEALKHHEPMVRQLAREYVDRFIDDGRADLVDQMLWEVPLTVALHFLGVPEEDMDTLRQYSIAHTVNTWGRPKPEEQVAVAHAVGNFWQFAGKVLDKMRLNPDAPGWMPYGLRKQKEHPEVVTDSYLHSMMMAGIVAAHETTANATANAMKLLLQHPQAWRDICEDPGLISSAVEECLRHNGSVAAWRRLATRDVQVGGIDIPAGSKLLIVTSSANHDEAHFADADLFDIRRDNASDHLTFGYGSHQCMGKNLARMEMQIFLEEFTRRLPHMKLAEQQFSYVPNTSFRGPEHLWVEWDPAHNPERRDAALLDQQVPVRIGEPSKHAISRQMVVQSVTPVAEGVLKLRLATPDGRPVPRWTPGSHIDIECGSPDLSRQYSLCGDPAEADVLEIAVLREDEGRGGSAWVHANVRPGDKLKVRGPRNHFHLDESRQRLILIAGGIGITPIAAMARRAKALGLDYEIHYSGRSRARMAFVDELAALHGERLHVYAKEDGLRCDLAALLATPREGTQVYACGPARMLDALEACCAAWPEDSLRVEHFESKLGTLDPSKEHAFEVELKDSGIVVPVPADRTVLDALRAANIDVQSDCEEGLCGSCEVRVLAGKVDHRDVVLTRSEREANARMMTCCSRACAGERLVLEL, translated from the coding sequence ATGTCCACCGTTTCCGAAGCCGCCGCCGCGCGCACCGGGGGTTGCCCCGTGGCGCACGGCGACCTGTCCGCCGAACGCTCGCCCACGGGTTGCCCGGTGAGCCGGCGCGCCGCCGACTTCGATCCCTTCGAGGACGGCTACCAGCAGGACCCGCCCGAGTACGTGCGCTGGGCGCGCGAGCAGGAGCCGGTGTTCTACAGCCCGAAGCTCGGCTACTGGGTGGTCACGCGCTTCGAGGACATCAAGGCGATCTTCCGCGACAACCTCACCTTCAGCCCCTCGATCGCGCTCGAGAAGATCACGCCCACCGGCCCCGAGGCCAACGCGGTGCTCGCGAGCTACGGCTTCGCGCTCAATCGCACGCTGGTCAACGAGGACGAGCCGGCCCACATGCCGCGCCGCCGCGTGCTGATGGACCCGTTCACGCCCGAGGCGCTCAAGCACCACGAGCCGATGGTGCGCCAGCTCGCGCGCGAGTACGTCGACCGCTTCATCGACGACGGCCGCGCCGACCTGGTCGACCAGATGCTGTGGGAGGTGCCGCTGACCGTGGCCCTGCACTTCCTCGGCGTGCCCGAGGAGGACATGGACACGCTGCGCCAGTACTCGATCGCCCACACCGTCAACACCTGGGGCCGCCCGAAGCCCGAGGAGCAAGTGGCGGTGGCGCATGCGGTCGGCAACTTCTGGCAGTTCGCGGGCAAGGTGCTCGACAAGATGCGCCTGAACCCCGACGCGCCGGGCTGGATGCCCTACGGCCTGCGCAAGCAGAAGGAGCATCCCGAGGTCGTGACCGACTCCTACCTGCACTCGATGATGATGGCCGGTATCGTGGCCGCGCACGAGACCACCGCCAATGCCACGGCCAATGCGATGAAGCTGCTGCTGCAGCATCCGCAGGCCTGGCGCGACATCTGCGAGGACCCGGGCCTGATCTCGAGCGCGGTCGAGGAATGCCTGCGCCACAACGGCTCGGTCGCGGCCTGGCGCCGTCTCGCGACCAGGGACGTGCAGGTCGGCGGCATAGACATTCCCGCCGGCTCGAAGCTATTGATCGTCACCTCGTCGGCCAACCACGACGAGGCGCATTTCGCCGATGCCGACCTGTTCGACATCCGGCGCGACAACGCCAGCGACCACCTGACCTTCGGCTACGGTTCGCACCAGTGCATGGGCAAGAACCTCGCGCGCATGGAGATGCAGATCTTCCTCGAGGAGTTCACGCGCCGCCTGCCGCACATGAAGCTGGCCGAGCAGCAGTTCAGCTACGTGCCCAACACCTCGTTCCGCGGCCCCGAGCACCTGTGGGTCGAATGGGACCCGGCCCACAACCCCGAGCGCCGCGATGCCGCGCTGCTCGACCAGCAGGTGCCCGTGCGCATCGGCGAGCCCTCGAAGCATGCGATCTCGCGCCAGATGGTGGTGCAGAGCGTGACCCCGGTCGCCGAGGGCGTGCTGAAGCTGCGCCTGGCCACGCCCGACGGCCGCCCCGTGCCGCGCTGGACGCCGGGTTCGCACATCGACATCGAATGCGGCTCGCCCGACCTCTCGCGCCAGTACTCGCTGTGCGGCGACCCGGCCGAGGCCGACGTGCTCGAGATCGCCGTGCTGCGCGAGGACGAAGGCCGCGGCGGCTCGGCCTGGGTGCATGCCAACGTGCGCCCCGGCGACAAGCTCAAGGTGCGCGGCCCGCGCAACCACTTCCACCTCGACGAGAGCCGCCAGCGGCTGATCCTGATCGCCGGCGGCATCGGCATCACGCCCATCGCCGCGATGGCGCGCCGCGCCAAGGCCTTGGGCCTGGATTACGAGATCCACTACAGCGGCCGCAGCCGCGCGCGCATGGCCTTCGTCGACGAGCTGGCCGCGCTGCATGGCGAGCGCCTGCATGTCTACGCGAAGGAGGACGGCCTGCGCTGCGACCTCGCCGCGCTGCTCGCCACCCCGCGCGAAGGCACCCAGGTCTATGCCTGCGGCCCCGCGCGCATGCTCGACGCCCTCGAGGCCTGCTGCGCCGCCTGGCCCGAGGACTCGCTGCGCGTGGAGCATTTCGAATCCAAGCTCGGCACGCTCGACCCGTCGAAGGAACATGCCTTCGAGGTCGAGCTCAAGGACTCGGGCATCGTCGTGCCCGTGCCGGCCGACCGCACCGTGCTCGACGCGCTGCGCGCCGCCAACATCGACGTGCAGAGCGACTGCGAGGAGGGCCTGTGCGGCTCGTGCGAGGTGCGCGTGCTGGCCGGCAAGGTCGACCATCGCGACGTGGTGCTGACGCGCTCGGAGCGCGAGGCGAATGCAAGGATGATGACTTGCTGCTCGCGGGCTTGCGCGGGGGAGCGGTTGGTATTGGAGCTTTGA
- the macB gene encoding MacB family efflux pump subunit — protein sequence MSTPPLVELQDIRRAYGLPQRTPDDPPPTPVLRGISLQIKAGEFVAIMGASGSGKSTLMNILGCLDRPNSGRYLFEGRDVSGFDADALARMRRETFGFVFQGYHLVQTESARENVEIPALYAGMPEAERRVRATALLERLAMGARLDHRPGQLSGGQQQRVAIARALMNGGRVILADEPTGALDSQSGAEVMKLLHELADAGHTVILITHDRQVAAQARRIVEIRDGEIVADSGDACAADGPRPAWDASRGPRAGQASIAADLREAARAAWRVMWINRFRTGLTLLGIVIGVASVIAMLAVGGGSQKKVLAQFEIFGVRTMFVAARGGSTRAPTAPLMPADVEILRGLPNVEAVAPYIEDRVVVRRGNIDLDTEGGGTTVDFSRVLGWATTEGRMFDEEDDRRVAKVAVIGQTVRKALFADGGDPIGQDVLIDKVPFEVVGVLAAKGTSGGEDQDSRVVVPFSAASARLFGHSHPTWIGVQVRDMERAAATGAAIEASLAEHRRVNDVRVWNRVEAIRAQSETARAMTLMLGLIAAISLVVGGIGVMNVMLMTVRERTREVGIRMATGARQTDIQRQFMTEAVLVTAVGGSAGVVVGLLVVSALLLAGVPVVFSPLAVLGAFGCAVLTGLVFGFMPARHAARLDPVVALASQ from the coding sequence ATGAGCACGCCGCCGCTGGTCGAGCTGCAGGACATCCGCAGGGCCTATGGCCTGCCCCAGCGCACGCCCGACGATCCCCCGCCGACCCCGGTGCTGCGCGGCATCTCGCTGCAGATCAAGGCGGGCGAGTTCGTCGCCATCATGGGTGCCTCGGGCTCGGGCAAGTCCACGCTCATGAACATCCTCGGCTGCCTCGACCGGCCGAACAGCGGGCGCTACCTGTTCGAGGGGCGGGACGTCTCCGGCTTCGATGCCGACGCGCTCGCGCGCATGCGCCGCGAGACCTTCGGCTTCGTGTTCCAGGGCTACCACCTGGTGCAGACCGAGTCGGCGCGCGAGAACGTCGAGATTCCCGCGCTCTATGCCGGCATGCCCGAGGCCGAGCGCCGCGTGCGCGCCACCGCGCTGCTCGAACGGCTCGCGATGGGCGCCCGCCTCGACCATCGGCCGGGCCAGCTGTCGGGCGGCCAGCAGCAGCGCGTGGCGATCGCGCGCGCGCTGATGAACGGCGGCCGCGTCATCCTCGCCGACGAGCCCACCGGCGCGCTCGACAGCCAGAGCGGCGCGGAAGTGATGAAGCTGCTGCACGAACTCGCAGACGCGGGGCACACGGTGATCCTGATCACGCACGACCGGCAGGTCGCCGCGCAGGCCCGCCGCATCGTGGAGATCCGCGACGGCGAGATCGTGGCCGACTCCGGCGACGCGTGTGCCGCCGACGGGCCGCGCCCGGCGTGGGATGCGTCGCGCGGGCCGCGCGCCGGCCAGGCCTCGATAGCCGCCGACCTGCGGGAAGCCGCGCGCGCCGCCTGGCGCGTGATGTGGATCAACCGCTTCCGCACCGGCCTCACGCTGCTGGGCATCGTGATCGGCGTCGCCTCGGTGATCGCGATGCTCGCGGTCGGCGGCGGCTCGCAGAAGAAGGTGCTCGCGCAGTTCGAGATCTTCGGTGTGCGCACGATGTTCGTCGCCGCGCGCGGCGGCAGCACGCGCGCGCCAACGGCGCCGCTGATGCCCGCCGACGTCGAGATCCTGCGCGGCCTGCCCAACGTCGAGGCCGTCGCGCCGTACATCGAGGACCGCGTGGTGGTGCGCCGCGGCAACATCGACCTCGACACCGAGGGCGGCGGCACCACGGTCGATTTCTCCCGCGTGCTGGGCTGGGCCACGACCGAGGGCCGGATGTTCGACGAGGAGGACGATCGCCGTGTCGCCAAGGTGGCGGTGATCGGCCAGACGGTGCGCAAGGCGCTGTTCGCGGACGGCGGCGATCCCATCGGGCAGGACGTGCTCATCGACAAGGTGCCGTTCGAGGTGGTCGGCGTGCTTGCCGCCAAGGGCACCAGCGGCGGCGAAGACCAGGACAGCCGCGTGGTCGTGCCGTTCTCGGCCGCTTCCGCGCGGCTGTTCGGCCATTCGCATCCGACCTGGATCGGCGTGCAGGTCCGCGACATGGAGCGTGCGGCCGCCACGGGCGCCGCGATCGAGGCCAGCCTCGCCGAGCATCGGCGCGTGAACGATGTGCGGGTGTGGAACCGCGTCGAGGCGATCCGGGCGCAGTCCGAGACCGCGCGCGCGATGACGCTGATGCTCGGACTGATCGCGGCGATCTCGCTGGTGGTCGGCGGCATCGGCGTGATGAACGTGATGCTGATGACGGTGCGCGAGCGCACGCGCGAGGTCGGCATCCGCATGGCCACCGGCGCGCGCCAGACCGACATCCAGCGCCAGTTCATGACCGAGGCGGTCCTCGTGACCGCGGTCGGCGGCTCGGCCGGCGTGGTCGTCGGCCTGCTGGTCGTGTCCGCGCTGCTGCTGGCCGGCGTGCCGGTGGTGTTCTCGCCGCTGGCGGTGCTCGGCGCCTTCGGCTGCGCCGTGCTGACCGGCCTGGTGTTCGGCTTCATGCCCGCGCGCCACGCGGCGCGCCTCGATCCCGTGGTCGCGCTGGCGTCCCAATAG
- a CDS encoding efflux transporter outer membrane subunit, producing MPFSLSRTFDTSTSCASPHRWRAGVLVGALVAAGCAAPPESAERAVPLPVAWRAAALPLEAPAVRAASAAAPDAQWWRGFGSGELDALIDEADAGSHDLAMALARVQAARAQARVAGAARWPVLSANVDASREGRLGGQGTVEGSRHLAGFAARYELDLWGRQAALGQEGLQGWRASVFDRDAVRVGLRAEVASSWLRLRGLRERAAIAHDSLDNARRLLRLVSARHAAGAATPLELAQQRGLVAARERELAAMRQRADDAVTELALLRGLDAIARPGDAAGGDATRLAQLRIPPVDPGLPSQLLVRRPDIARSEARLAAADQNVHAARAALLPSVSLGAMLGGSGSGTGGWFGNPLYRLTAGIAAPLFDGGRLAGERELAEARRAELLQSYRAAIAAALSDAQTALGAVSSLDAQALAQAEELNQARRAETLAESRYRAGAETLLVLLDAQRTLHEARDREVQLMQARLEARVALYRALGGGWRAGASDTALADAPG from the coding sequence ATGCCCTTCTCGCTGTCCCGCACGTTCGATACATCGACCTCCTGCGCCTCCCCGCATCGGTGGCGCGCCGGCGTGCTGGTCGGCGCGCTGGTCGCGGCGGGCTGCGCCGCACCGCCCGAGTCCGCCGAGCGCGCGGTGCCGCTGCCCGTCGCCTGGCGGGCGGCGGCGTTGCCGCTGGAGGCGCCTGCCGTTCGGGCGGCATCCGCGGCCGCGCCCGACGCGCAATGGTGGCGCGGCTTCGGCAGCGGCGAGCTCGACGCGCTGATCGACGAGGCCGACGCCGGCAGCCACGATCTCGCGATGGCGCTCGCGCGCGTGCAGGCGGCCCGGGCCCAGGCGAGGGTCGCGGGCGCGGCGCGCTGGCCCGTGCTGAGCGCCAATGTCGATGCCAGCCGCGAGGGCCGCCTGGGCGGCCAGGGAACGGTCGAGGGCAGCCGGCATCTCGCGGGTTTCGCGGCGCGCTACGAGCTCGACCTCTGGGGCCGCCAGGCGGCCCTCGGGCAGGAAGGCCTGCAGGGCTGGCGTGCGAGCGTTTTCGACCGCGACGCGGTGCGCGTGGGCCTGCGCGCGGAAGTCGCGTCGTCGTGGCTGCGGCTGCGCGGCCTGCGCGAGCGCGCGGCGATCGCGCACGACAGCCTCGACAACGCGCGCCGGCTGCTGCGGCTGGTGAGCGCGCGCCATGCGGCCGGTGCCGCGACACCGCTCGAACTCGCGCAGCAGCGTGGCCTGGTGGCCGCGCGCGAGCGCGAACTCGCGGCGATGCGTCAGCGCGCCGACGATGCGGTCACCGAACTGGCGCTGTTGCGCGGACTCGATGCCATCGCACGGCCGGGCGATGCGGCCGGGGGCGATGCCACGCGGCTCGCGCAGTTGCGCATTCCGCCCGTCGATCCCGGTCTGCCGTCGCAACTGCTGGTACGCCGGCCCGACATCGCGCGCTCCGAGGCCCGGCTGGCCGCAGCCGACCAGAACGTGCATGCCGCGCGCGCCGCGTTGCTGCCGAGCGTATCGCTGGGCGCCATGCTCGGCGGGTCCGGTTCGGGCACCGGCGGCTGGTTCGGCAATCCGCTCTACAGGCTCACCGCCGGCATCGCCGCGCCGCTGTTCGACGGCGGCCGTCTCGCGGGCGAGCGCGAGCTCGCCGAGGCTCGCCGCGCGGAACTGCTGCAGTCCTATCGCGCTGCCATCGCCGCCGCGCTGTCCGATGCACAGACCGCGCTCGGTGCGGTCTCCAGCCTCGACGCGCAGGCGCTGGCCCAGGCCGAGGAACTGAACCAGGCCCGGCGTGCCGAAACCCTCGCCGAGTCGCGCTACCGCGCCGGTGCCGAGACGCTGCTGGTGCTGCTCGACGCGCAGCGCACGCTGCACGAGGCGCGCGACCGCGAGGTGCAACTCATGCAGGCCAGGCTCGAAGCCCGCGTCGCGCTGTACCGGGCGCTCGGTGGCGGCTGGCGCGCCGGGGCGTCGGACACGGCGCTGGCCGATGCGCCGGGCTGA